Proteins from one Acropora muricata isolate sample 2 chromosome 9, ASM3666990v1, whole genome shotgun sequence genomic window:
- the LOC136929722 gene encoding contactin-associated protein-like 2 isoform X2 yields MARASLAIWLFLGHLTVAVDAWMQSSLFRHQFGSLSFGSFTQDANHQLVATKLKSFALNGPLACAFRCIGEPQCLSFNLAAHPDSEGLYQCDLLATDKFRATAEDFQASDAFHHYSPWSPCQQHHCQNNRICIPDYELNSFRCVCEPGFAASHCERKGKSCSEIKYYSPQATSGAYVIDPDDEGSHKPFTVFCDMTDKNGVGVTVISHDSEERMHVKGYERRGSYVRNVHYIATGLTNMPQLAYLTDVSTHCEQFIKYECRGSLIFRDDTAWWVSRTAAKMTYWGGATPADHNKCACGVSSPNSCADPAFGCNCEKNDGTWREDSGLLTEKSHLPVIQMKFGDTGNDGEEGFHTLGKLKCYGME; encoded by the exons ATGGCTCGCGCTTCTTTGGCAATTTGGCTGTTTTTAGGGCATCTAACAGTTGCTGTTGATGCTTGGATGCAAAGTTCACTTTTTCGCCACCAATTCGGAAGTTTGTCATTTGGAAGTTTCACTCAAGATGCCAACCATCAATTGGTGGCTACTAAACTAAAGTCATTTGCACTTAACGGGCCACTGGCTTGTGCTTTCCGATGCATTGGTGAACCACAGTGTCTTTCGTTCAACTTGGCGGCTCATCCTGACTCAGAAGGTCTCTATCAGTGTGACTTGTTAGCTACTGACAAATTCAGGGCAACAGCAGAGGACTTTCAAGCGAGCGATGCCTTCCATCATTACAGTCCATGG TCTCCATGCCAACAACACCATTGTCAGAATAATAGAATCTGTATCCCAGACTATGAGCTGAATAGCTTTCGCTGTGTTTGTGAGCCTGGATTTGCTGCCTCTCACTGTGAACGCAAAG GAAAATCCTGCAGTGAGATCAAATATTACAGCCCACAAGCTACAAGTGGCGCTTATGTCATCGATCCCGATGACGAGGGAAGCCACAAACCGTTCACTGTATTTTGTGACATGACTGACAAGAATGGAGTTGGCGTGACAGTCATCAGTCACGACAGTGAAGAGAGAATGCACGTGAAAGGGTATGAGCGAAGAGGAAGTTATGTCCGCAACGTCCATTACATAGCAACAGGCCTAACTAATATGCCACAGTTGGCTTATCTCACAGATGTGTCCACTCATTGCGAGCAGTTTATCAAGTACGAGTGCCGCGGTTCCCTTATTTTTCGCGACGACACTGCGTGGTGGGTGTCAAGAACTGCAGCCAAAATGACCTACTGGGGAGGGGCCACACCAGCTGATCacaacaaatgcgcatgcggCGTTTCATCACCCAATTCCTGCGCAGACCCGGCTTTTGGATGTAACTGCGAGAAAAACGATGGCACGTGGCGTGAAGACAGCGGTCTTCTGACCGAAAAGTCCCACCTTCCCGTGATACAGATGAAATTTGGAGATACCGGCAATGATGGCGAAGAAGGTTTCCACACGCTTGGAAAGTTGAAGTGTTACGGCATGGAATGA
- the LOC136929722 gene encoding contactin-associated protein-like 2 isoform X1, which produces MACVPFAIWLFLGHLTVAVDAWMQNSLFRHQFGSLSFGSFTQDANHQLVVTKLKSFALNGPLACAFRCIGEPQCLSFNLAAHPDSEGLYQCDLLATDKFRATSEAFQGSVTFHHYSPWSPCQQHHCQNNRICIPDYELNSFRCVCEPGFAASHCERKGKSCSEIKYYSPQATSGAYVIDPDDEGSHKPFTVFCDMTDKNGVGVTVISHDSEERMHVKGYERRGSYVRNVHYIATGLTNMPQLAYLTDVSTHCEQFIKYECRGSLIFRDDTAWWVSRTAAKMTYWGGATPADHNKCACGVSSPNSCADPAFGCNCEKNDGTWREDSGLLTEKSHLPVIQMKFGDTGNDGEEGFHTLGKLKCYGME; this is translated from the exons atGGCATGCGTTCCTTTTGCAATTTGGCTGTTTTTGGGGCATCTAACAGTTGCTGTTGATGCTTGGATGCAAAATTCACTTTTTCGTCACCAATTCGGAAGTTTGTCATTTGGAAGTTTCACTCAAGATGCCAACCATCAATTGGTGGTTACTAAACTAAAGTCATTTGCACTTAACGGGCCACTGGCTTGTGCTTTCCGATGCATTGGTGAACCACAGTGTCTTTCGTTCAACTTGGCGGCTCATCCTGACTCAGAAGGTCTCTATCAGTGTGACTTGTTAGCTACTGACAAATTCAGGGCAACATCAGAGGCCTTCCAAGGGAGCGTTACCTTCCACCATTACAGTCCATGG TCTCCATGCCAACAACACCATTGTCAGAATAATAGAATCTGTATCCCAGACTATGAGCTGAATAGCTTTCGCTGTGTTTGTGAGCCTGGATTTGCTGCCTCTCACTGTGAACGCAAAG GAAAATCCTGCAGTGAGATCAAATATTACAGCCCACAAGCTACAAGTGGCGCTTATGTCATCGATCCCGATGACGAGGGAAGCCACAAACCGTTCACTGTATTTTGTGACATGACTGACAAGAATGGAGTTGGCGTGACAGTCATCAGTCACGACAGTGAAGAGAGAATGCACGTGAAAGGGTATGAGCGAAGAGGAAGTTATGTCCGCAACGTCCATTACATAGCAACAGGCCTAACTAATATGCCACAGTTGGCTTATCTCACAGATGTGTCCACTCATTGCGAGCAGTTTATCAAGTACGAGTGCCGCGGTTCCCTTATTTTTCGCGACGACACTGCGTGGTGGGTGTCAAGAACTGCAGCCAAAATGACCTACTGGGGAGGGGCCACACCAGCTGATCacaacaaatgcgcatgcggCGTTTCATCACCCAATTCCTGCGCAGACCCGGCTTTTGGATGTAACTGCGAGAAAAACGATGGCACGTGGCGTGAAGACAGCGGTCTTCTGACCGAAAAGTCCCACCTTCCCGTGATACAGATGAAATTTGGAGATACCGGCAATGATGGCGAAGAAGGTTTCCACACGCTTGGAAAGTTGAAGTGTTACGGCATGGAATGA